The region ATTTTATTTATGACATGTCAACGCCTCGTTTCTTCAGAGGGTGTTTGAGCCAGCAAGCGCGAAGAGGAGAAAGCCATGCTGAAAGATAGGATCGCGGCTGTGACCGGGGCAGGCCGCGGAATGGGCGATGCGATTGCCATGAAGCTTGCCGAAAGGGGCGCTGCGGTGGTCGTGTCGGATATCGACGGGGCGGCAGCGGAGCGGGTTGCCCAGAAAATCAAGAGCTTGGGTGGCAAAGCCTTGGGTGTGGCCATCGACGTGTCGAACGAGGATGATGCCGAGCGGATGGCTCAGCTGGCGGTCGATGAGTTTGGCGGTCTTGACATCCTGGTCAATAATGCCGGGATCTCGACGACCAAGCTGTTCACCGAAACGACCAAGGCCGACATGGAACGCATCATCGGCGTCAACCTGATTGGCTCGTTCCTCTGCGCGCAGGCTGCCGTTCGCAGGATGCTGCCAAAGGGGTATGGCCGAATCATCAACATCGCTTCGCTTTCAGGTCAACGTGGCGGGGTTGGACGATCGGCTTACGGGTCGTCGAAGGCCGGGCTGGAGCTGCTGACGAAGGTGATGTCGGTGGAACTCGCCTCGAAGGGCATTCTGGTGAATAATGTGGCCCCGGGGGCGATTGCGACCCAGATGGCGGTCGAGCAGCACGACCAGAAGACCCGCGATGCCTATCACTACCTGATCCCGCAGCGCCGCTACGGCACGCCGGAAGAAATCGCCAATATGGTTGCGTTTCTGGCGTCCGACGAGGCATCGCATGTCAGCGGCACGACGATCAACGTCGATGGGGGTTTCCTGACCGCCGGCCTGATGTTCCAGCGGGACGGCGTCGATGTTCCGCCAACTCCGCGGGGCGACTGACATCGATCAAAGCGAGACAGATGGCATCTGACCTCGCTTTAGAGATGCAAGCGCTTGCGGATCAGACGTCGATCAACTGGCCCTTTCAACTGGTCCCGGTCGAAGCGAGGATCGTCATCGAGAGCCGGAACGAACACCGCACCACCCAACGACCGAATTCATCGCTAGGCTGTCGTCCCCCGCTCGCAGCATTCTGCCGCTATGGCTCGGGAAATCCACTTGGCTCGACTGTTCAGGTTTCCGGAACAGCCTCTGACTGCCACCTCGTCAGCAGCATCTGAAGGAATTGCTCTGCCCCCGGGGAGGCCTTGGCTTGTGGCACCCGGACGATGCCGACGGTGCGATTGACGGTTGGCGCTTTCAACGGGATTGCGGCGATCAAGGGGTGCGAGTCCGCCGGCAAGGACATTCGCGGCAAGGCGGCGATGCCGAGGCCGGCCTCCACGAGACCCAATGAGGTCGAGAGATGCTGGACCTCGTAATAGGGCCGGGGCCGGACAGGAGCGCCCGAAAGCGCCAGATCCATGATCAGCCGGTTGCCGCTGGCCCGGCCAACGGTGATAAACCGGTGATCCGACAACTCGGCCCACGTCACCTCGTCACGGCTGGCCAGTGGATGATCGCGGCGGCAGGCCAGATAGAAGGGCTCCTCGATCAGGGGTTCAAAATGGACCTCGGGGTCGTCGGCGCCCAGCAGGGTAATGCCGAAATCGACCTCGCGGTTGATCACGCTTTGCAGCACCTCGTTCGCGCCGGCATCGACGATGCGGAAGCGTATCGACGGGTATTCCTTGGTGAACTCGGCTATCACATCCGGCAGGAAGTAATAGGCGGCGGTCGGGATGCAGGCGATGCTGACCAGTCCCGAGCGCCGCTCTGCGATCTCGCGCACCGACAGAAGTGAGGTTTCCAGATCGTCAAGCAGCCTACGGGCGCGCGGCAGGAAATCGCGCCCGACAGCGGTCAGCGAGACACGCCGCGTGGTGCGTTCCAGCAACGGCACGCCAAGCACCGCCTCGAGTTTCTGGATGCGCCGGGTCAGGGCCGGTTGCGACAGGTGGATGCTTTCCGAAGCTGCACGAAAGCTTTGCATCTCGGCGGTGGCGACGAAGGCTTTAAGGTCTTCCAGATCGACATTCATGCGCATGTCGCAATAATCGTTGACTTCATTGCATTTCACACAAGCACGAGCTTCGTGGCAAGAGTTTTCCATCGCGGGTGAGTGACGACCCGCCAGAGGAAAGCCAAGATCATGTCCAGAATTCCCTGCGTGTTGATGCGTGGCGGTACGTCACGCGGCCCCTTCTTTTTGGCCTCCGATCTGCCCGAGAACCGGGACGAGCGCGACGCGATCCTGATTGCGGCGATGGGTTCGGGCCACCCTTTGCAGATCGACGGGATCGGCGGCGGCAATCCCCTGACCAGCAAGGTGGCCATCATTGGCCCCGGCGAACAGCCGGGCGCCGATATCGACTATCTCTTTGCCCAGGTGAATGTCGAAAAGGCCCTGGTCGATACGGCGCCGAATTGCGGCAACATGCTGGCGGCTGTCGGTCCCTTCGCCATTGAACAGGGGCTGGTCCCGGCGAGCGAC is a window of Paracoccus zhejiangensis DNA encoding:
- a CDS encoding LysR family transcriptional regulator, encoding MRMNVDLEDLKAFVATAEMQSFRAASESIHLSQPALTRRIQKLEAVLGVPLLERTTRRVSLTAVGRDFLPRARRLLDDLETSLLSVREIAERRSGLVSIACIPTAAYYFLPDVIAEFTKEYPSIRFRIVDAGANEVLQSVINREVDFGITLLGADDPEVHFEPLIEEPFYLACRRDHPLASRDEVTWAELSDHRFITVGRASGNRLIMDLALSGAPVRPRPYYEVQHLSTSLGLVEAGLGIAALPRMSLPADSHPLIAAIPLKAPTVNRTVGIVRVPQAKASPGAEQFLQMLLTRWQSEAVPET
- a CDS encoding SDR family NAD(P)-dependent oxidoreductase, whose translation is MLKDRIAAVTGAGRGMGDAIAMKLAERGAAVVVSDIDGAAAERVAQKIKSLGGKALGVAIDVSNEDDAERMAQLAVDEFGGLDILVNNAGISTTKLFTETTKADMERIIGVNLIGSFLCAQAAVRRMLPKGYGRIINIASLSGQRGGVGRSAYGSSKAGLELLTKVMSVELASKGILVNNVAPGAIATQMAVEQHDQKTRDAYHYLIPQRRYGTPEEIANMVAFLASDEASHVSGTTINVDGGFLTAGLMFQRDGVDVPPTPRGD